From Enterococcus mediterraneensis, the proteins below share one genomic window:
- a CDS encoding DUF1836 domain-containing protein, whose translation MNSIKQELANWGESLEDFHLPRWDALPDLELYMDQVIKLIDQYLAPVIRPEKHTLLTSSMVNNYVKLGLIPAPQKKRYTRKHVAFLVAITSLKQILTIPEIKEGIIFQGKMCGIQEAYNIFCYEQEQAIHRIAYQAQGKLYEETSKDAVEFIAVRAATLAFANKMLAEKTIALETAYIKEQKT comes from the coding sequence ATGAATAGTATTAAACAAGAATTAGCTAACTGGGGAGAATCGTTGGAAGATTTTCATTTACCACGTTGGGATGCACTACCAGATCTCGAGCTTTATATGGATCAAGTCATCAAACTGATCGATCAATATTTGGCACCGGTCATCCGTCCTGAAAAACATACATTATTGACTTCATCAATGGTAAATAATTATGTGAAACTCGGTCTGATCCCAGCCCCTCAAAAAAAGCGTTACACCCGTAAACATGTAGCCTTTCTCGTGGCTATTACGTCATTGAAACAAATTTTAACGATCCCTGAAATCAAAGAAGGCATCATTTTTCAAGGGAAAATGTGCGGCATCCAAGAAGCTTATAATATTTTTTGCTATGAGCAAGAACAAGCGATCCACCGTATCGCCTATCAAGCACAAGGAAAACTCTATGAAGAAACCAGCAAAGATGCTGTAGAATTCATCGCGGTGCGTGCTGCGACACTTGCGTTTGCAAACAAGATGCTGGCTGAAAAAACGATTGCCTTAGAAACTGCATATATAAAGGAGCAAAAAACATGA
- a CDS encoding DegV family protein, with amino-acid sequence MNKEKIAILVDSGTDVPEEIMKEKQMYMIPLKIIYKDGEYIDKVEITAEEIYSRLSEEIPSTSLPSGETINQIFDQIKKDGYEKVLAVTISSGLSGTHNIVRLLGEQYDGLDVYVLNTKNIGIGAGLQAIRASELLETGMDFETIIKQLEEEVAKSKVYFNVATLEYLQKGGRIGLVASILGTALKLNPIISCNDEGIYYTVSKARGRRKSLEKTLHLIHKFVGDHRKVRLAVAHGAAFEEAEEMKAQLQKDFPWVEEWYFGEISPALVVHTGPGLLGVGAQLLD; translated from the coding sequence ATGAACAAAGAAAAAATCGCAATTTTAGTCGATTCTGGTACAGATGTCCCAGAAGAAATCATGAAAGAAAAACAAATGTACATGATCCCGCTGAAAATCATCTATAAAGATGGAGAATATATCGATAAAGTCGAAATCACCGCTGAAGAGATCTACAGCCGCTTATCCGAAGAGATCCCCAGTACTTCTTTGCCATCAGGCGAAACCATCAATCAAATTTTCGATCAAATCAAAAAAGACGGCTATGAAAAAGTATTAGCAGTCACGATCTCTAGCGGTTTGAGCGGAACCCATAATATTGTTCGTCTTTTAGGAGAACAATACGATGGACTTGATGTGTATGTTTTAAACACCAAAAACATCGGAATCGGTGCCGGTCTGCAAGCAATTCGTGCAAGTGAATTATTGGAAACGGGTATGGATTTTGAAACGATCATCAAACAATTGGAAGAAGAAGTTGCAAAAAGCAAAGTCTACTTCAATGTTGCAACTTTGGAATATCTGCAAAAAGGAGGACGGATCGGTCTCGTAGCTTCGATCTTAGGAACTGCCCTCAAATTGAATCCGATTATTTCATGTAACGATGAAGGAATCTATTATACTGTGTCCAAAGCGCGCGGTCGGCGAAAAAGTTTGGAAAAAACATTGCATCTGATCCATAAATTTGTCGGCGATCATCGTAAAGTCCGTCTAGCTGTCGCTCACGGTGCGGCTTTTGAAGAAGCTGAAGAGATGAAAGCACAGCTTCAAAAAGATTTCCCTTGGGTGGAAGAATGGTATTTCGGCGAGATCTCTCCTGCTCTTGTTGTACACACCGGACCAGGATTGTTGGGTGTCGGTGCTCAATTATTAGACTAA
- a CDS encoding alpha/beta hydrolase, translated as MKKFVLAFLGILVFLCITVFLAFQLSPRPGVWIIRQGFKHDPITNQQKYEKAAPTVETIHNINYTSSFTKNSADIYYKKGSTKPQPTIFWLHGGGFVAGDKEALKEYATYLVNETGYTVVSLDYEVAPDAKYPSQVKQTQEAYQYFKEQEARYPMIDFSKVMFGGDSAGAQIAAQFVLIQTNPDYRQEIDFPQVVAPETIKGAVLYCGPYDLKQILKEKSDDRFVRFFVQTVGWALSGQKDWKNWSKVDEISLVDHLTKDYPPVFVTDGNAYSFQEQGIAFVDRLNQLGVPTESLFYNNEKKAVNHEYQFDFTDEKAWDCFDQTVAYMRNIFE; from the coding sequence ATGAAAAAATTTGTTTTAGCTTTTTTAGGTATTCTAGTATTTCTATGTATTACTGTTTTCTTAGCGTTTCAACTCTCTCCCCGTCCTGGCGTTTGGATCATTCGGCAAGGTTTCAAGCATGATCCTATTACAAATCAACAAAAATATGAGAAGGCCGCACCGACTGTTGAAACGATCCATAATATCAATTACACTTCAAGCTTTACCAAAAATTCAGCGGATATCTATTACAAAAAAGGTTCGACAAAACCTCAACCTACGATCTTTTGGCTTCACGGCGGCGGTTTTGTAGCCGGTGATAAAGAGGCTCTGAAAGAATATGCCACCTATCTTGTGAATGAAACCGGCTATACTGTTGTTTCATTGGACTATGAAGTAGCTCCTGACGCAAAATATCCGAGTCAAGTGAAGCAAACCCAAGAAGCCTATCAATATTTTAAAGAACAAGAAGCCCGCTACCCAATGATCGATTTTTCTAAAGTTATGTTTGGCGGTGATTCTGCCGGCGCACAGATCGCCGCACAATTCGTTTTGATCCAAACCAATCCGGATTATCGTCAGGAAATAGATTTCCCACAAGTAGTTGCCCCTGAAACGATCAAGGGAGCTGTTTTATACTGCGGTCCTTATGATCTAAAACAAATTCTGAAAGAAAAATCCGATGATCGTTTTGTTCGTTTCTTTGTACAAACTGTTGGCTGGGCTTTATCTGGCCAAAAAGACTGGAAAAACTGGTCGAAAGTCGATGAAATTTCTTTAGTGGATCATTTGACGAAAGATTATCCGCCAGTATTTGTTACAGACGGCAACGCCTATTCTTTCCAAGAACAAGGAATTGCATTTGTTGATCGCTTGAATCAGCTTGGTGTTCCTACCGAAAGCTTGTTTTATAACAATGAGAAAAAAGCCGTCAATCATGAATATCAATTTGATTTCACAGATGAAAAAGCTTGGGATTGTTTTGATCAAACCGTTGCTTATATGCGGAATATCTTCGAATGA
- a CDS encoding FeoB-associated Cys-rich membrane protein, with the protein MATLLLSIVIFGSAGWIIYHQLKSGNSCEDCQTSCPVKHEQVK; encoded by the coding sequence ATGGCAACACTATTATTGAGTATCGTGATTTTCGGCAGTGCCGGCTGGATCATTTATCATCAGCTGAAAAGCGGCAATAGCTGCGAAGACTGTCAAACAAGCTGTCCCGTGAAACATGAACAAGTGAAATAA
- the feoB gene encoding ferrous iron transport protein B, translating into MQETYLALAGNPNSGKTSTFNQLTGSLQSVGNWPGVTVERKSGALRKNKSVIIQDLPGIYSLSPYTPEEIVARDYLLNEQPHVIMNIIDGSNLERNLYLTTQLLEIGVPVVVGVNMMDVVKKSGKRINLEKLAYGLQTDVVGMSALKKQGLDELIRHSLHAAEKFPPETAYPTYDPRLEAALGEIMDILGNTVPQKQARWFAVKLFEQDPVVNQQVDLSKIQQKEIAEIIAITEQIFNDTSEAILINERYEFIARLVALCATNDKEWSLSASDKIDQIVTHRFFALPIFALIMWGIYYLSIQTIGTMGSDWLNDVLFGSIVPEWTQQTLISWHVAEWMQQLILNGILSGVGAVLGFLPQIVVLFFCLSLLEDCGYMARIAFVMDRLFRKFGLSGKSFIPMLIATGCGVPGVMASRTIENEKDRRLTVMVTTFMPCSAKLPIIALIAGAFFPNSSWVAPSAYFLGITAIVLSGIALKKTRLFSSDPAPFIMELPAYHLPQLKNVGHQTFDRGWSFVKKAGTIIFVSSILIWFASSFDFLLRPAEANESILARLGQVIAPIFAPLGWGHWQGTVATLTGLVAKENVIGTLGVLYGQIPEVSENGVEIWGQMHMHFTAAAAYSFLAFNLLCAPCFAAIGAIHREMANKKWTWLAIGYQCGLAYGVSFLLYQFGHVIFEGGELSIGTIFAVILLLVMIFAICRRPKAQENHQPFVQMVKGSEH; encoded by the coding sequence ATGCAAGAGACCTATTTAGCTTTAGCTGGCAATCCCAACAGCGGAAAAACAAGCACATTCAACCAGCTGACAGGCTCTTTGCAGTCTGTTGGCAACTGGCCTGGGGTTACGGTGGAACGAAAATCCGGCGCACTGCGCAAAAACAAATCTGTGATCATTCAAGATCTGCCGGGAATCTATTCTCTTTCTCCATATACCCCTGAAGAAATCGTAGCTCGTGATTATCTGCTGAATGAACAGCCGCATGTCATCATGAATATCATCGATGGCAGTAACTTGGAACGAAATCTGTATCTCACTACACAGCTATTGGAGATCGGCGTACCGGTCGTGGTGGGCGTAAATATGATGGATGTGGTCAAAAAAAGCGGTAAACGGATCAATCTTGAAAAATTAGCTTACGGCTTGCAGACCGATGTGGTAGGTATGAGCGCCTTGAAAAAACAAGGTCTGGATGAATTGATCCGCCACAGCCTGCACGCTGCTGAAAAATTTCCGCCAGAAACTGCATATCCTACTTACGATCCGCGTCTAGAAGCGGCACTTGGTGAAATTATGGATATCTTAGGAAATACTGTGCCCCAGAAACAAGCGCGCTGGTTTGCGGTAAAACTATTTGAACAAGATCCGGTGGTTAATCAGCAAGTCGATCTTTCAAAAATCCAGCAAAAAGAGATCGCGGAGATCATTGCAATCACTGAACAGATCTTCAACGATACTAGTGAAGCAATCTTGATCAATGAACGCTATGAATTCATCGCGCGTTTGGTGGCGCTTTGTGCGACGAATGATAAAGAGTGGAGCCTGAGTGCCAGCGACAAGATCGATCAAATAGTCACGCATCGTTTTTTTGCTTTACCGATTTTTGCGTTGATCATGTGGGGGATCTACTACTTGTCGATCCAAACTATCGGAACGATGGGTAGTGATTGGCTCAATGATGTTTTATTTGGTTCGATCGTTCCTGAGTGGACACAGCAGACATTGATCAGCTGGCACGTGGCGGAATGGATGCAGCAGTTGATCTTAAACGGGATCTTATCCGGTGTCGGCGCCGTATTAGGTTTTCTGCCGCAAATCGTCGTGTTGTTTTTCTGTTTGTCTTTATTAGAAGATTGCGGCTACATGGCACGGATCGCATTTGTCATGGATCGTTTGTTTAGAAAATTTGGATTGTCCGGAAAATCATTTATCCCCATGCTGATCGCGACAGGTTGCGGTGTGCCGGGAGTTATGGCCAGCCGGACCATCGAAAATGAAAAAGACCGCCGTTTGACGGTCATGGTCACGACCTTCATGCCCTGTTCGGCGAAATTGCCGATTATTGCGCTGATCGCCGGCGCCTTTTTTCCAAACAGCAGTTGGGTAGCTCCTTCCGCCTACTTTTTAGGGATCACAGCGATCGTCTTATCTGGGATCGCATTGAAAAAAACGCGTTTGTTTTCTAGTGATCCGGCTCCATTTATTATGGAGTTGCCAGCCTATCATTTGCCGCAACTGAAAAATGTTGGACACCAAACCTTTGATCGCGGCTGGTCTTTCGTTAAAAAAGCGGGAACGATCATTTTTGTATCAAGCATTTTGATCTGGTTTGCGTCAAGTTTTGATTTCTTATTGCGTCCGGCAGAAGCGAACGAGAGTATCCTTGCTCGTTTGGGGCAAGTGATCGCGCCAATCTTCGCACCTCTTGGCTGGGGACATTGGCAAGGAACCGTCGCGACATTAACAGGATTGGTAGCAAAAGAAAATGTCATCGGAACATTGGGCGTGTTGTATGGTCAAATCCCGGAAGTCTCTGAAAATGGCGTGGAGATCTGGGGACAGATGCACATGCACTTTACAGCGGCAGCTGCCTACTCCTTCTTAGCCTTCAATTTATTATGTGCGCCGTGTTTTGCTGCGATCGGTGCGATCCATCGCGAAATGGCAAATAAAAAATGGACGTGGCTGGCGATCGGTTATCAATGCGGATTGGCATATGGCGTGAGTTTTCTGCTTTATCAATTCGGACATGTCATTTTTGAAGGTGGAGAACTCTCTATCGGAACGATCTTTGCAGTTATTTTGTTGTTGGTTATGATTTTTGCAATATGTCGCAGACCTAAAGCGCAAGAAAACCATCAGCCGTTTGTGCAGATGGTAAAAGGGAGTGAGCACTAA
- a CDS encoding ferrous iron transport protein A, whose translation MIKLSEALIHRVYQVKEVHTVPETQLHLKNLGLVSDSKIVLLQKSGNNSIVLLHNSRLALDQQVLENIEVEEAAKSGEWLPLDQLKVGESAHVVGIHGEGAVKRRLMDMGLTKNVHIQVRKRAPLGDPIEINVRGYELTLRKNEAAYILVEKES comes from the coding sequence ATGATAAAATTAAGTGAAGCGCTTATCCATAGAGTATATCAAGTAAAAGAAGTACATACAGTTCCAGAAACGCAATTGCATTTGAAAAACTTGGGATTAGTTTCTGATAGTAAGATCGTTTTATTGCAGAAATCAGGGAACAACAGCATTGTTCTTCTACATAATAGTCGTTTGGCATTAGATCAGCAGGTTTTAGAAAATATTGAAGTGGAAGAAGCGGCTAAAAGCGGTGAATGGTTGCCGCTGGATCAGTTAAAAGTAGGCGAGAGTGCACATGTGGTAGGGATCCATGGAGAAGGGGCTGTGAAGCGTCGATTGATGGACATGGGACTTACCAAAAATGTTCATATCCAAGTTCGTAAACGCGCGCCTTTAGGAGACCCTATCGAGATCAATGTGCGGGGGTACGAACTAACACTTCGTAAAAACGAGGCAGCCTATATTTTAGTAGAGAAGGAGTCGTAA
- the nrdH gene encoding glutaredoxin-like protein NrdH, which yields MNITVFSKNNCMQCKMTKRFLNDNNITFREVNIDEQPEAISQLKEQGFQTVPVVTTDSQTIIGFRPDQLRQLAS from the coding sequence ATGAATATTACCGTATTTTCAAAAAATAACTGTATGCAATGCAAAATGACCAAACGTTTCTTAAACGATAACAACATCACTTTCCGTGAAGTGAATATTGATGAACAGCCTGAAGCGATCAGTCAATTAAAAGAACAAGGTTTTCAAACCGTTCCTGTGGTCACTACCGACTCACAAACGATCATCGGTTTCCGTCCAGATCAATTACGACAATTAGCTTCCTAG
- the nrdE gene encoding class 1b ribonucleoside-diphosphate reductase subunit alpha: MSLKKIASDVSYFKLNNEINRPVNGQIPLNKDKEALEAFFIENVEPNTMKFSSIKEKIDYLVANDYLETEFLAKYSNEFIEKLYQFLAEQNFRFKSFMAAYKFYSQYALKTNDGTAYLETYEDRVAFNALYFADGDEQLALDLADEMIHQRYQPATPSFLNAGRKRRGELVSCFLIQITDDMNSIGRGINSALQLSRIGGGVGITLSNLREAGAPIKGYEGAASGVMPVMKLFEDSFSYSNQLGQRQGAGVVYLNVFHPDIINFLSAKKENADEKIRVKTLSLGVLVPDKFYELTRNNEEMYLFSPYSVEKEYGVPFSYIDITKEYDNLVANPKIRKTKIKARDLENEISKLQQESGYPYIINIDTANRANPIDGKIIMSNLCSEILQVQEPSLINGKQEYEVMGTDISCNLGSTNIVNLMDSPDFGKSVRSMTRALTFVTDASEIDVVPSIQHGNKLAHTIGLGAMGLHTFFAKNHMEYGSPESLEFTDLYFMLLNYWTLVESNAIARERQTVFHNFEKSAYADGSYFDEYITGKYQPKSEQLKEIFKDIFIPSAEDWKNLKAAIQKDGLYHQNRLAVAPNGSISYINDTSASLHPITRMIEERQEKKIGKIYYPAPYLSNDTIPYYKSAYDMDMRKVIDVYATAQKHIDQGMSLTLFMRSEIPAGLYEWKTTNKQTTRDLNILRHYAFHKGVKSIYYVRTFTDDAEEIGSNQCESCVI, translated from the coding sequence ATGAGCTTAAAAAAAATAGCTTCAGATGTGAGTTATTTCAAATTAAATAATGAGATCAACCGTCCAGTCAATGGACAGATTCCTTTAAATAAAGACAAAGAGGCTTTAGAAGCCTTTTTTATTGAAAATGTCGAACCCAATACAATGAAGTTTTCTTCTATCAAAGAGAAGATCGACTATCTTGTAGCAAACGACTATTTAGAAACTGAATTTTTGGCGAAGTATTCCAATGAATTTATTGAAAAATTATACCAATTTCTTGCTGAGCAGAATTTCCGTTTCAAGTCATTTATGGCCGCTTATAAATTCTATTCACAATATGCGTTGAAAACCAATGATGGAACAGCGTATTTAGAGACTTATGAAGATCGTGTCGCCTTCAATGCGCTTTACTTTGCAGATGGTGATGAACAATTGGCGCTGGATCTGGCAGATGAAATGATCCACCAACGTTACCAACCAGCAACCCCTTCTTTCTTGAACGCCGGCAGAAAACGCCGCGGGGAATTGGTCTCTTGTTTCTTGATCCAAATCACTGATGACATGAACTCGATCGGACGCGGCATCAACTCTGCGCTGCAATTATCTCGTATCGGCGGCGGTGTAGGGATCACATTGTCCAACTTGCGGGAAGCCGGAGCCCCTATCAAAGGATATGAAGGTGCCGCAAGCGGTGTGATGCCTGTCATGAAATTATTCGAAGACAGCTTCAGCTACTCGAACCAATTAGGCCAACGTCAAGGTGCCGGTGTGGTCTATCTGAATGTCTTCCACCCAGATATCATCAACTTTTTATCCGCGAAAAAAGAAAATGCCGATGAAAAGATCCGGGTAAAAACTTTGTCATTAGGCGTATTGGTTCCTGACAAATTTTACGAATTGACTCGTAACAATGAAGAAATGTATCTTTTCAGTCCTTACAGTGTCGAAAAAGAATACGGTGTGCCTTTCTCTTATATCGACATCACAAAAGAATACGACAATCTCGTAGCTAATCCGAAGATCCGCAAAACCAAGATCAAAGCCCGTGATTTAGAAAACGAGATCTCAAAATTACAACAAGAATCTGGTTATCCTTATATCATCAACATCGATACCGCTAACCGTGCAAATCCAATCGATGGCAAGATCATCATGAGCAACTTGTGTTCAGAGATCCTGCAAGTCCAAGAACCTTCCTTGATCAACGGAAAACAAGAATATGAAGTAATGGGAACAGATATTTCTTGTAACTTGGGATCTACTAATATCGTCAACTTGATGGACAGTCCTGATTTCGGAAAATCCGTGCGGTCAATGACCCGGGCGTTGACGTTTGTTACCGACGCTTCTGAAATCGATGTGGTACCTTCTATCCAACACGGCAACAAATTGGCTCATACGATCGGTTTAGGTGCGATGGGGTTGCATACTTTCTTTGCGAAAAATCATATGGAATACGGTTCGCCGGAATCTCTTGAATTTACTGATCTGTATTTCATGTTGTTGAATTACTGGACTTTGGTGGAAAGCAACGCGATCGCGCGGGAACGCCAAACCGTCTTCCATAACTTTGAAAAATCAGCTTACGCAGACGGCAGCTATTTTGACGAATACATCACCGGCAAATATCAGCCTAAATCTGAACAGTTGAAAGAAATCTTTAAAGATATCTTTATCCCAAGCGCAGAAGACTGGAAAAATCTGAAAGCCGCTATCCAAAAAGACGGCTTGTACCATCAAAATCGTTTAGCCGTAGCGCCAAACGGATCGATCTCTTATATCAATGACACCAGTGCCAGCCTGCACCCTATCACACGGATGATCGAAGAACGTCAAGAAAAGAAAATCGGCAAGATCTATTATCCTGCTCCTTATCTTTCAAATGATACGATCCCTTATTACAAATCCGCTTATGATATGGATATGCGTAAAGTGATCGATGTCTACGCTACTGCACAAAAACACATTGACCAAGGAATGAGCTTGACCTTGTTTATGCGTTCAGAGATCCCAGCCGGTTTGTATGAATGGAAAACCACTAACAAACAAACGACTCGCGACCTGAACATTCTCCGTCACTACGCATTCCATAAAGGCGTCAAATCGATTTATTACGTACGGACCTTTACTGATGATGCCGAAGAGATCGGTAGCAATCAATGCGAAAGCTGTGTGATCTAA
- the nrdF gene encoding class 1b ribonucleoside-diphosphate reductase subunit beta produces MATYYEAINWNEIEDIIDKSTWEKLTEQFWLDTRIPLSNDLDDWRTLSELEKITVGHVFGGLTLLDTVQSESGMDQLRKDVRTPHEEAVLNNIQFMESVHAKSYSSIFSTLNSKAEIEEIFEWTNTNPFLQKKAERINEIYKNGSPLEKKIASVFLETFLFYSGFYTPLYYLGNNKLANVAEIIKLIIRDESVHGTYIGYKFQLGFNELPEAEQESLKEWMYDLLYELYENEERYTEELYDEIGWTEEVKTFLRYNANKALMNLGQDPLFPDTANDVNPIVMNGISTGTSNHDFFSQVGNGYLLGTVEAMKDDDYLIGLDD; encoded by the coding sequence ATGGCAACTTATTACGAAGCGATCAACTGGAATGAGATCGAAGACATTATCGATAAATCCACATGGGAAAAACTGACAGAACAATTTTGGCTGGATACTCGTATCCCCCTTTCTAACGATTTGGACGACTGGCGGACATTGTCAGAGTTAGAAAAAATCACCGTAGGACACGTTTTCGGCGGATTGACACTACTAGATACGGTCCAATCAGAAAGCGGGATGGATCAATTGCGTAAAGATGTGCGTACTCCACACGAGGAAGCCGTCTTGAACAATATCCAATTTATGGAATCTGTCCATGCGAAAAGTTATTCATCGATTTTCAGTACCTTAAACAGCAAAGCTGAAATAGAAGAGATCTTTGAATGGACCAACACAAATCCTTTCTTGCAAAAGAAAGCTGAACGGATCAATGAGATCTATAAGAACGGCTCTCCTTTAGAAAAGAAAATCGCCAGCGTGTTCTTGGAAACTTTCTTGTTCTACTCCGGTTTTTATACACCGTTGTATTATCTAGGAAACAACAAATTGGCAAACGTTGCTGAGATCATCAAGCTGATCATTCGCGACGAATCCGTCCATGGCACCTATATCGGTTATAAATTCCAATTAGGCTTCAACGAACTTCCGGAAGCCGAACAAGAAAGCTTGAAGGAATGGATGTACGACCTTCTTTACGAATTGTATGAAAATGAAGAACGCTATACAGAAGAACTTTACGATGAGATCGGTTGGACGGAAGAAGTCAAAACCTTCTTGCGTTACAACGCCAACAAAGCCTTGATGAACTTGGGTCAAGATCCATTGTTCCCAGATACCGCTAACGACGTCAATCCGATCGTAATGAACGGTATCTCCACCGGTACCAGCAACCATGACTTCTTCTCCCAAGTCGGGAACGGTTATCTGCTGGGGACCGTTGAAGCCATGAAGGATGATGATTATCTGATTGGTCTGGATGACTGA
- a CDS encoding DUF92 domain-containing protein — MIILYSLCLGLLGSTIVAFFAYILQALTLSGCVALMIVGAFAFTFAPSGSWLLLFLFFGSSLLIHRLKNLSKKIPSQQLDNSGTIRNGKQVFANSTPFLLACIAYFFTKEMYWLIACGSTLAGAAADTWSSEVGALSKKAPRNILDFRREKPGSSGAVSILGTWAAVFASLLIAGSFYLLVRLFHPTIVSGYFFILPLLCGFSDSLIDSVLGATLQAKYLCIVCGKKTEKRNHHGQPALLVHGFRWLTNDGVNFLSGLLTLALSIILTLWFY; from the coding sequence ATGATTATTTTGTATTCATTGTGTTTAGGGTTATTAGGCAGTACGATCGTTGCGTTTTTTGCCTATATTTTACAAGCACTTACCTTATCTGGCTGCGTGGCGCTGATGATCGTCGGAGCCTTTGCGTTTACCTTTGCTCCTAGCGGCAGTTGGCTGCTTTTATTTTTATTTTTCGGCAGTTCCCTTTTGATCCATCGTTTAAAAAATCTCTCCAAAAAAATCCCCTCCCAACAATTAGACAACAGCGGTACAATCCGCAATGGTAAACAGGTTTTTGCTAACAGTACGCCTTTTTTATTGGCCTGTATCGCATATTTTTTTACAAAAGAAATGTATTGGCTGATCGCTTGCGGCAGTACGTTGGCTGGTGCCGCAGCTGATACGTGGTCTTCTGAAGTCGGGGCGCTGTCAAAAAAAGCACCAAGAAATATCTTGGATTTTCGACGAGAAAAACCAGGATCTTCCGGTGCAGTTTCGATATTAGGGACTTGGGCGGCAGTTTTTGCCAGTCTTCTGATAGCGGGAAGTTTTTATCTGTTGGTCCGTTTATTTCATCCTACGATCGTATCCGGCTATTTTTTCATATTGCCGCTTCTTTGCGGATTTTCTGACTCACTGATCGACAGTGTTTTAGGCGCGACGTTGCAAGCAAAATATCTGTGTATTGTTTGCGGAAAGAAAACAGAAAAACGAAACCATCATGGACAACCGGCTTTACTGGTCCACGGGTTTCGTTGGCTGACAAATGATGGCGTCAATTTTTTAAGCGGTCTTTTGACTTTGGCCCTTTCCATTATCTTGACCCTTTGGTTTTACTAA
- a CDS encoding MgtC/SapB family protein — protein sequence MVDMVLSIPEILIRLGLAMLFGGVIGFEREYKNRPAGLRTHILVCMGACVIALIQVEIASSSLRDALNNPDLASVISSDQGRLIAQVVSGVGFLGAGTIIVTKRSVTGLTTAASLWAIAGLGIAIGMGFYGIAITSFVGIFIALTVVNQVIRVPATKKLEIQFIHREETKEFLTEYFEQNRIAIEDVNFDVDFIDDHRIYTNIYTIDLPNNLTYTEVIEELSIYKNITKLRLVSIQSS from the coding sequence ATGGTGGATATGGTCTTATCGATACCGGAGATCCTTATTCGTTTGGGGTTAGCCATGCTGTTTGGCGGTGTCATCGGTTTTGAGAGGGAATATAAAAATCGTCCGGCAGGATTGCGGACACATATTTTAGTTTGTATGGGTGCGTGTGTTATCGCACTGATCCAAGTAGAGATAGCCAGCAGTTCGTTGCGAGATGCGTTGAACAATCCCGATTTAGCCAGCGTCATCAGTTCCGATCAAGGGCGTTTGATCGCACAAGTCGTCAGCGGTGTAGGGTTTCTTGGTGCCGGAACGATCATCGTGACGAAGCGCTCCGTGACTGGTTTGACAACAGCAGCTTCCTTGTGGGCGATCGCCGGATTAGGCATCGCAATCGGGATGGGCTTTTATGGAATCGCCATTACAAGTTTTGTCGGAATCTTTATCGCATTAACAGTCGTCAATCAAGTGATCCGTGTTCCTGCTACCAAAAAGCTGGAGATCCAATTTATTCATCGGGAAGAAACCAAAGAATTCTTGACAGAGTATTTTGAACAAAACCGGATCGCTATCGAAGATGTGAATTTCGATGTAGATTTTATTGATGATCATCGAATTTACACCAATATCTATACGATTGATCTGCCCAATAATCTAACCTATACAGAAGTGATCGAAGAATTATCCATCTACAAAAACATCACAAAACTCCGCTTAGTCTCTATCCAATCTTCATAA